AACTTAAAGTGGGGAACAACAGAACATAAACACATGTGTTTGTCACTGGTTATAAGTTAATTCTTTAAGTTACGCATGACATTCTAAGTACAAGCGTTTCGACCTTTGAGATTTGCTAGATAAAGGGAAAACAGAGCACATAAGATACATTTGATCAAATGACTGATATTGTTTCTCTCATTGTTACGTGAGTTGTAAGTAAGACTGATAAATAGTAAGACATATATTTTAAGGACTAAATATTGAAAGCTGTGAATGCATTCACTCCCTTGGAGATGTAGACTGTTTCTAACTGTAGCCCTTAGAGTTTTAATGAGAAGTCTAATGAAAAAAGCTGTTGTTGCAAGGAAAGTGCCGGTTTTGTTAACTCTTTGTATTTGTTGGCGCCAATTTAACGGTAAATGAGAGAAACATAGAAAATCTCAATAAACACAAGAAGAAAGCGTTTCTAGCAGACAATTTGTTTTAGTTGAGCCACGGATCCATATGATAATCCTTATTTAACTTTATTAATAGCAACTAAAGTATAAATTTATGTAGTTCGTAACTTGGTGTTACTTTTCTTTTTCAGTGATCGATCCAAATGTATTAATATAACATGAATCATGATTGTGTCTATAACTGAAAATGGTATttactttcaaaatttttagAACAACTCTTTCAAGATGAAAGAGAAAAACGTTTCTCCTCTATTTACAAAGAACAAGTCTATCTCTATCTCAAAGAACAATATGTTGGATAATCATCATTGGAGCCGAGATGTCACAGAGATGAATGTATCTTCAGGACAAGGGATGGTTAAGCCACCCATCGGATGATCAAACCCAAACTCTTCCTCGGATTTACTGAGTAGCGCTTGAAAAGAAGGCTGGCTCAAATATGAGACTGGCACCACATATTTCTTCTTCTGACTCTCTCCTACGTACACCGCAAGAAACCCCTTTGGTGCCGCCGAGGC
This genomic stretch from Brassica napus cultivar Da-Ae chromosome C9, Da-Ae, whole genome shotgun sequence harbors:
- the LOC106426152 gene encoding auxin-responsive protein SAUR21-like, giving the protein MAFVRNLLGAKKVLGAATSKRAASAAPKGFLAVYVGESQKKKYVVPVSYLSQPSFQALLSKSEEEFGFDHPMGGLTIPCPEDTFISVTSRLQ